The following are encoded in a window of Megalops cyprinoides isolate fMegCyp1 chromosome 16, fMegCyp1.pri, whole genome shotgun sequence genomic DNA:
- the wrap53 gene encoding telomerase Cajal body protein 1, with translation MGDTGGVAGTGQEAEGEGEPPQKKPPAAQHQGCEEEEEGKQTKEELPPPAKQPRLGEVAVTFDPELPVAPAEETDGGRDLSLLIQDPESLQQHDPEEGEGEENREGEQNGEQVPRMVDREEEEGSPQESQSLGLDFSRKPQMLTGAWAEYTSYPENYLKGCKWAPDGSCVLSNSADNILRLYNLPPELYSNDWDLLTEMSPVLRMAEGDTIYDYCWFPKMSSLDPDTCFIASSSRDNPVHIWDAFYGDLRATFRPYNHLDELTAAHSLCFSPDGSQLYCGFDKTVRVFYTDRPGRDCEERPTMVKKQGQSGIISCIAFSPCQSLYACGSYSRTAGLYSCQDGTLLALLPPRHHGGVTHLLFSPDGQRLYTGGRKDPEILCWDLRDPGRVLFSLKRSVTTNQRIYFDLDVSGRYLLSGDTEGVVSVWDTSTAPPDGKEEVLQPQLQFQAHTDCANGISLHPYMSLLVTSSGQRQFCWPGDSEGDSDSDSNGNAMMSPQQVRHDNALALWWVGPLGVACEGGQEVQLPPAQD, from the exons ATGGGTGACACTGGAGGAGTGGCAGGGACGGGGCAGGAGGCAGAGGGCGAGGGGGAGCCgccccaaaaaaaaccccctGCAGCCCAGCATCAgggctgtgaggaggaggaggaggggaagcaGACAAAGGAAGAGTTACCTCCGCCAGCGAAGCAACCGAGGCTGGGTGAGGTGgccgtgacctttgaccccgaGTTACCCGTGGCACCTGCGGAGGAGACCGATGGAGGGCGCGACCTCTCTCTGCTCATCCAAGACCCAG AGTCACTTCAGCAACATGATcctgaggagggggagggtgaggaGAACAGGGAAGGGGAGCAGAATGGAGAACAGGTGCCCAGAATGGTggacagagaagaggaagaagggagTCCCCAGGAAAGCCAGAG CCTGGGCCTAGATTTCAGCAGAAAGCCCCAGATGCTCACTGGTGCCTGGGCTGAGTACACCAGCTATCCGGAGAACTACCTCAAGGGCTGCAAATG ggcCCCTGATGGCTCCTGTGTCCTGTCCAACAGTGCTGACAACATTCTGCGTCTGTACAACCTCCCGCCAGAGCTCTACAGCAACGACTGGGACCTGCTCACTGAGATG AGTCCGGTGCTGAGAATGGCAGAAGGGGACACCATTTATGACTACTGCTGGTTCCCCAAGATGAGCTCGCTGGACCCTGATACCTGCTT CATTGCCAGCAGTAGTCGTGATAACCCAGTGCACATCTGGGACGCCTTCTACGGTGACCTCCGGGCGACCTTTCGACCCTATAACCACctg GACGAGCTGACTGCAGCGcactccctgtgtttctctcctgaCGGCTCTCAGCTCTACTGTGGCTTTGATAAGACGGTGAGAGTGTTTTACACAGACCGCCCCGGCCGCGACTGCGAGGAGAGACCCACCATGG TGAAGAAGCAGGGTCAGAGCGGCATCATCTCCTGCATAGCGTTCAGCCCGTGCCAGTCCCTGTACGCCTGCGGCTCGTACTCCCGCACCGCGGGGCTCTACTCCTGCCAGGACGGCACCCTGCTGGCTCTGCTGCCCCCCCGCCACCACGGGGGGGTCACACACCTGCTCTTCTCCCCCGACGGGCAGCGGCTCTACACCGGCGGACGCAAG gatcCAGAGATTCTGTGCTGGGACCTGCGGGATCCTGGGCGGGTTCTCTTCAGCCTCAAACGGAGTGTAACGACTAACCAGCGCATCTACTTTGACCTGGACGT GTCTGGACGCTACCTGCTGAGTGGAGACACTGAGGGggtggtgtctgtgtgggaCACATCCACAGCTCCCCCTGATGGGAAGGAGGAGGTACTGCAGCCACAGCTCCAGTTCCAGGCTCACACGGACTGTGCCAATGGCATCAG tctccACCCCTACATGTCCTTGCTGGTCACGTCCAGCGGTCAGCGGCAGTTCTGCTGGCCAGGTGACAGCGAAGGTGACTCCGACTCTGATTCCAATGGCAATGCCATGATGTCACCACAGCAAGTCCGCCATGACAATGCCCTGGCCCTCTGGTGGGTGGGGCCACTGGGCGTGGCCTGCGAGGGGGGTCAGGAGGTGCAGCTGCCTCCGGCACAGGACTAG